A genomic segment from Chitinophaga niabensis encodes:
- a CDS encoding DMT family transporter, translating into MNWIILIIAGLFEVAFTSSLGKAKTTTGMEMYLWYGSFLISLVASMLLLMKAVQTLPLGTAYAVWTGIGAVGTVLMGIFVFHESVNFWRLFFIATLIGSIVGLKSMSH; encoded by the coding sequence GTGAACTGGATTATTTTAATTATCGCTGGTTTATTTGAGGTAGCCTTTACCTCCAGCCTGGGAAAGGCCAAGACAACAACAGGCATGGAAATGTATCTCTGGTATGGATCATTCCTCATTTCACTGGTCGCCAGTATGCTGTTATTGATGAAGGCCGTTCAAACCCTGCCCCTCGGAACAGCCTATGCGGTATGGACAGGTATAGGGGCTGTGGGTACTGTGCTGATGGGTATCTTTGTATTCCATGAAAGTGTGAACTTCTGGAGGTTGTTCTTTATCGCAACACTGATAGGGTCTATTGTTGGTTTAAAGTCAATGTCGCATTAA
- a CDS encoding NPCBM/NEW2 domain-containing protein, translated as MKFPTISLLFVSLAANCFGQISQVSKDAITASEKVIKAYHAGTAPSNKVVKVVYFHGYQAQPLPNWEERLNRTLHDVSKYYQEEFSKSGIQSNGVPFEKSGDKYVITVVEGNFRSGDYDINAGQRIGEEIARKTAGKVNFSTDHVLIFTGLSYKKEDSTYVFHSPYWGTGSSQKGVCFVADCDLLDSKLLTDTAQRIKFSEQAIAFKECSVAEFNSWYIGGIAHEMGHMFGLPHDNGNPSELAAKEISLMGQYGSRHFRGYLWGDRKSSVISAAGIMQLLSHPVFTQSVTSANNGPESANDTLHFENNDKGVTIRSAFPTGTLPYACYTLLRTVDITEYFNKSSIHTIGPANQLNMQFGKLPGGMYLLSVVLIYPNGAIKTDQQIFTVNSDGIAAAPQLLITPYVNIKAFHNRLLKEEKSKETALKLKILEPLVHPTSPADPLTAPGKRLYLSDTKWEKAEVGWQEPARNYYSRESERTFFLENQGKIYEKGLFAHAPSVYSFKLGKKWRTFSALAAFRDDLREEGSVRFTIWGDGKLLYTSPVLTTGQQTPVKIAIAQVDILELKAESTAPDNNGHCWSIWLNPVIER; from the coding sequence GTGAAATTTCCTACAATAAGCCTCCTATTTGTTTCCCTGGCCGCTAATTGCTTCGGGCAGATCAGCCAGGTCTCCAAAGACGCTATCACCGCCTCAGAAAAGGTCATTAAAGCATACCACGCCGGCACGGCGCCTTCTAATAAAGTAGTAAAAGTGGTCTACTTCCATGGTTACCAGGCACAGCCGCTGCCCAACTGGGAAGAACGCTTAAACAGAACGCTACATGATGTGAGCAAATACTACCAGGAAGAATTCAGCAAATCCGGCATCCAATCCAATGGTGTGCCTTTCGAGAAATCAGGCGACAAATATGTTATTACCGTTGTGGAAGGCAACTTCCGGTCAGGAGATTACGATATCAATGCAGGCCAGCGGATCGGGGAGGAAATCGCCAGAAAGACCGCAGGAAAGGTCAATTTTTCTACTGATCATGTATTGATATTTACCGGGCTAAGCTATAAGAAAGAAGATAGTACCTATGTATTTCATTCTCCTTACTGGGGTACGGGCTCTTCTCAGAAAGGGGTATGCTTTGTAGCAGATTGTGATCTACTGGATTCGAAACTACTGACCGATACCGCGCAGCGAATAAAATTTTCTGAACAGGCAATAGCTTTTAAAGAATGTAGTGTAGCTGAATTCAACAGCTGGTACATCGGTGGCATCGCTCATGAAATGGGGCATATGTTCGGATTGCCCCATGACAATGGCAACCCTTCAGAGTTGGCTGCAAAAGAGATCTCACTGATGGGGCAATACGGAAGCCGGCATTTCAGGGGATACCTGTGGGGAGACAGAAAAAGTTCAGTTATCTCTGCTGCCGGCATTATGCAACTGCTCAGCCACCCGGTATTTACACAATCCGTAACGTCTGCGAATAATGGACCGGAGAGCGCCAATGATACTTTACATTTTGAAAACAACGATAAGGGTGTAACAATAAGGTCCGCTTTCCCAACCGGGACTCTCCCCTACGCCTGCTATACACTGCTTCGCACAGTAGATATTACCGAATACTTCAACAAAAGTTCCATTCATACCATAGGGCCAGCCAATCAACTGAATATGCAATTCGGGAAACTGCCCGGTGGCATGTACCTGCTAAGTGTAGTACTAATCTATCCGAATGGCGCAATTAAAACTGACCAGCAGATTTTCACCGTCAATAGCGATGGCATCGCTGCTGCCCCACAATTGCTAATTACTCCTTATGTAAATATTAAAGCTTTTCATAATCGCCTGCTGAAAGAAGAGAAAAGCAAAGAAACCGCCCTAAAGCTGAAAATACTGGAACCCCTTGTCCATCCCACTTCTCCTGCTGATCCGTTAACGGCTCCCGGCAAGCGTTTGTACTTGTCTGATACCAAATGGGAGAAAGCGGAAGTAGGCTGGCAGGAACCTGCCCGGAATTATTACTCCAGGGAATCAGAACGTACTTTCTTCCTGGAAAACCAGGGCAAAATATATGAGAAAGGCCTTTTTGCACATGCTCCCTCCGTGTATTCATTTAAGTTGGGCAAAAAATGGCGGACGTTTTCTGCACTCGCCGCCTTCAGGGATGATCTGAGAGAAGAAGGATCTGTGCGGTTCACCATCTGGGGAGATGGTAAGCTACTCTATACCTCCCCCGTATTAACTACCGGCCAGCAGACACCTGTTAAGATAGCTATCGCACAGGTAGATATCCTTGAACTGAAAGCGGAAAGCACAGCCCCGGACAATAATGGGCACTGTTGGTCTATCTGGCTAAACCCTGTGATTGAACGATAA
- a CDS encoding alpha-L-arabinofuranosidase has translation MVKKTSGVLFCAVLIVVMACNKRAPDKENGNIDTSGTVITVPDPAVATTIGFFMEGWAQKKFIAPTYIEKEQPTEAAQTVTLDASVVATKISPALFGNNSNIYMSQMVTETKLINHIRELHPGIIRFPGGNLSSLYFWNSAPGSSPADAPPKIKDSNGNFIDAGYWYGGNTDGWTLSVENYYKMLQQTGNEGIITINYAYARYSTAKDPVAAAAHLAADWVRYDKGRTRYWEVGNESNGVWQAGYRIDVSQNKDGQPEIISGDLYGRHFKVFADSMRKAATELGNTIYIGAQLLEHEPATWATVTDKQWNTGVLQQAGTADFFIVHSYFTPFNTNSNPPEVLASAEAVTKAISDHLNSAITNTHVNMKPVALTEWNIFAMGSQQMISQVAGMHAVLVIGEMMKNKFGMASRWDLANAWEDGNDHGLFSQGEAASGEEKWAPRPAFYYLYFFRKMLGDRFINSEVTGASANINAYASTYSSGEAAVTLVNKSTVARNVQLAFRNFKAGKRYYWYVLTGGEGVSSFSRKVFINGLGPAGIAGGPDNYTTLKAFSAGTQAGIKIALPPMSVIFAVVEKP, from the coding sequence ATGGTAAAAAAAACAAGCGGTGTTTTGTTCTGCGCGGTATTGATAGTAGTAATGGCATGCAACAAAAGGGCCCCGGATAAGGAGAATGGTAATATTGATACTTCCGGCACGGTGATCACCGTGCCGGACCCCGCTGTGGCTACAACAATTGGCTTTTTTATGGAAGGGTGGGCGCAAAAGAAATTCATTGCGCCCACTTATATAGAAAAGGAGCAGCCCACTGAAGCAGCGCAAACTGTAACGCTGGATGCTTCTGTAGTAGCCACTAAAATATCGCCTGCACTTTTTGGTAATAACAGCAATATTTACATGAGCCAGATGGTAACGGAAACAAAACTGATCAATCATATCAGGGAACTGCATCCTGGTATTATCCGTTTTCCGGGAGGTAACCTCAGCAGTCTATATTTCTGGAATTCCGCACCTGGCAGCTCTCCGGCAGATGCACCTCCGAAAATAAAAGATTCGAACGGCAACTTCATTGATGCAGGATATTGGTATGGCGGCAATACCGATGGCTGGACGCTTTCTGTGGAGAACTATTACAAAATGCTGCAGCAAACCGGCAACGAAGGCATCATCACCATTAACTATGCATATGCACGTTATAGTACTGCCAAAGACCCTGTGGCTGCTGCAGCACATCTGGCCGCAGACTGGGTTCGGTATGATAAAGGACGCACCCGCTATTGGGAAGTGGGTAATGAAAGCAATGGTGTTTGGCAGGCCGGTTACCGGATAGATGTATCGCAGAATAAAGACGGGCAGCCGGAGATCATTTCCGGCGACCTGTATGGCCGACACTTTAAAGTGTTTGCGGATTCCATGCGAAAAGCCGCCACGGAGCTGGGTAACACTATTTACATCGGTGCGCAGTTGCTGGAACATGAGCCGGCCACATGGGCTACTGTTACTGATAAACAATGGAACACCGGTGTGCTGCAACAGGCTGGCACAGCCGATTTTTTTATCGTCCATAGTTATTTCACGCCGTTTAATACCAATTCCAACCCACCAGAGGTACTGGCCTCTGCGGAAGCGGTAACCAAGGCTATTTCAGATCATCTCAATTCCGCCATCACAAATACTCATGTAAATATGAAGCCCGTAGCCCTTACGGAATGGAACATTTTTGCCATGGGCTCGCAACAAATGATATCCCAGGTAGCGGGCATGCACGCCGTACTGGTAATAGGTGAAATGATGAAGAACAAATTCGGTATGGCCAGCCGCTGGGACCTCGCCAACGCATGGGAAGATGGAAACGACCACGGTTTGTTCAGCCAGGGCGAAGCTGCTTCCGGAGAAGAAAAATGGGCACCACGGCCTGCTTTTTACTACCTGTACTTTTTCCGGAAAATGTTGGGCGACCGTTTTATAAATTCAGAAGTAACCGGCGCCAGTGCCAATATTAACGCGTATGCTTCTACTTACAGTTCCGGGGAGGCCGCCGTTACACTCGTGAATAAATCTACCGTGGCCAGGAATGTTCAGCTGGCATTCCGGAATTTCAAGGCCGGCAAACGATACTACTGGTATGTACTAACAGGTGGCGAAGGGGTCAGCAGTTTTTCACGAAAGGTATTTATAAACGGGCTGGGGCCGGCAGGCATTGCAGGCGGGCCGGATAATTACACCACACTGAAAGCTTTTTCCGCCGGTACACAGGCCGGTATTAAAATAGCTTTACCTCCTATGTCTGTAATATTTGCTGTGGTGGAAAAACCTTAA
- a CDS encoding Crp/Fnr family transcriptional regulator, translating to MDLDNILDNIYPLPEQSKALLKEKIYEITYPRAHVLFKLNRIAPKVYFIRKGIVRAYASPEGEEEITFWFGKEGDAVLSMKNYVENKKGYETIELLEPCQLYEIQTEDLRALYNTDIHIANWGRTFAEQELIKVEERFISRQCRTALERYKELMNTNPDLLQRVQLAHIASYLGITPVSLSRIRAEFK from the coding sequence ATGGATCTGGACAACATACTCGACAATATATACCCCCTCCCTGAACAGTCAAAGGCCCTGCTGAAAGAAAAGATCTACGAGATCACTTATCCCAGGGCACATGTGCTGTTTAAGCTGAACAGGATAGCACCCAAAGTATATTTCATCAGGAAAGGGATAGTGCGGGCCTATGCCAGCCCGGAAGGAGAAGAAGAAATAACTTTCTGGTTCGGAAAAGAAGGAGATGCCGTTCTCTCCATGAAGAACTATGTTGAAAATAAAAAGGGCTACGAAACCATTGAATTACTGGAACCATGCCAGCTCTATGAAATACAAACAGAGGATCTGAGAGCGCTGTACAATACGGACATACATATCGCCAATTGGGGAAGAACATTTGCTGAGCAGGAACTGATAAAAGTGGAAGAGCGTTTTATTTCCAGGCAATGCAGAACCGCATTGGAACGTTATAAAGAACTCATGAACACCAATCCTGACCTGCTGCAAAGAGTGCAACTGGCACATATAGCTTCCTATCTCGGCATAACACCGGTATCCCTGAGCAGAATAAGGGCTGAATTTAAATAA